Part of the Branchiostoma floridae strain S238N-H82 chromosome 11, Bfl_VNyyK, whole genome shotgun sequence genome, tgcaggtaaaactttttttttctctgatgtctacctgcactggttcatgtactgggcaTACTGAACATGTATGTGGATTTCTGTCTGCTATACTAGTAGTATAACAATTGCTACTACTTTTTTGAAATCACTGAAATGCCAAACAAACAGTTTCCAGTGATATATAAATAATATACTTCAGAACTAGCTGGGGCAACGTCGCAGAGGAATTGTAATCCTCCATGCGACGTTGCCCCAGCTACTTCAGAACCTATTCTCTTCAATGGaatgaaaattgaagaaaatgaaTGGTATTAATATTGGTAAAATTTATCTGATACTGGCAAATTATATTGCAAGTACGCAGAAGaaagtatttcgagctctgAGAATGTGTAAGGTGCCCCATTCTGTGCGAAGGTGAAACTTCTTCCCGTGCCCACACATGTTTTCAAGTGcactgaacaaacaaaaaatgggAACACTGGCATAAATCAAGTTGTGGTCAAAACAGACTGGTACAGAAAAACAGTCAAGTTGActgttttgtttacacacataAATTCACCCAAAAGTGTTAGCTCACAAATCGTCAAgaagaaaaattacatttacaAATGCTTCATGTACCACTTTCTCCTTTTGTTGTTCAGAACTATAAGATATAAAAGTTTGGATACAGCAATTCCACAGAATGAGGCACCTAAAAAGcttgaaatggaaaaaaagctTCATGAACAAGATAGATCCAGTGTCAGATACCCTGCTGTACTGGTTGAAGCCTGGCCTATGTCTTCCTGCCCTGGTCCCCGACATGTTTGTGATAAAAAGGCGGTAGTTAAAACAGAACCAGCGGGTTGGTTAGTACCGAATAAATTACCACTCGGACACGAAAGCCACAGGCATACCGTATATTCCGGTTTCTTGTACGTTGCCTGCCACAGTTTAGACATGGTTCAGCAAGGATTGACAACCAAGAGGTTCGTGGTCCAAGCCCCGAAATAATAGAAAGGGCTCTGTTGAAGCTACCTCCTTTATCACATCATTTGGGGGACCACTTGTGATGACATACGGTTTTTCGAGACACACCCTGAAAATCCCTTTTTCATTTACTCAAGTCTGTACGCGGTAAATAAAGGTTACGGCAAAGTGGGTACAGAGAATTCAAATCATCTAGAACGGATGTCTGAAGAAAAGACAGCTGGAGACTCTTGTTGACGGACTTCTTGTTGATAAACACACAGCAAGTCAAATTTCGGTTCAAAGATCATTAGAAAATCGCCGCCGGAAGTTAGGAGGGCGCGAACATATTTTCCCCAAATCATCTGCTCAAAGTTGGTCACAAAACGCGGCAACGGTGGTTCAAAACTTACCTGTCTATGGTCTGCCATCCGTATAAAATggtgaaatacaaaataaagaaatgaatataCTCTGAAAGGGGCAGGAAACCGCCTGGTTTGTGTAAAACTGTGAGCAAAAATTCAACGAAAACTTTAGAACTTCAGTCCTGAcccgccgccattttggtttcCGTTGCTCATCTAGGCATGCGCAGTAATGTTGACCGGGAGTAACCCCGTGGGATGACCTTTGACACGTCAAAATGGTGTCCATGAGGTAGTGACGTATTTCTCCGACATTTTCCAACTTCTCCGTCGATTTAAGCGTTCTGTAAAGACAAATTCTTCACATGTGTTCCTCTAATAGAATATTAACTGAACGTAGAATCTTCTGACAACAATTTGGACGATCTAATAGCCATTTAGGTGCCGTAAAGTCGACCAGAAAAATTGTGGGGCGACCGGACAATTTtattccaagatggccgacccGGAATTGTTGTTGGACCCAGCCATACGAATCTGGGTGTTCATCCCGATTGTCGTCATCACATTCCTCGTGGGCCTTATCAGACACAATGTCAGCCTTCTGTTGCAGTCAGACAAGAAAGTGGAGCTGCAGcaggtatgtgtttgtgtaggAATGGTGCAGGAATGGATTTTAACTTTACAGTGCATTGTACTAAAAGTATTTGGCAGTGTAGGTAGAATGTTTGGTCCGAATGTTTGACGTCCGCACCTGGGAGTAGAATCAGCTGTTCGACGTCAAATGGTGCTAGTGTCCGTTCGCAGGTGCGGGCATCAGACGATCATAACCTGTAGTCttgaaatacaatacaatgtaactTTATCTATTCTTGCAccactcttagtcttacatttATTTTAATGGGAATTATGATTAGCATGTAAGCTCATCAGTGTTGGTACAAGCCAGAATGaattttgttcctttgttgaACACAAGCAGCTCGACTCAAATTTTCAGTCCCACTAACGTCAATCTTCATCAGGAGTGAAGTTGATTCAGTTTACTTTCAGCATGTGCCATTAGGGACACGTTACTCAAATATTGAATCGTATTTGCCTAGCAACGGATATCGGCCCCCTTCTTGGTTGATTGTCGACtcattgctacattttttttgttggatATAACAACTAGTCGGACGAATTGACGACACGTCTGTCTTGTGAGACGATCAAAACCAAACCCTCTTTATTTTCATAAGATACCGGTAACGTTCTATTCGTTCTCGAACTCCGTTCGCTACGCTCCACCGTGTTCTATCGACACGTTCCGTTACATTTTCATCACCTTGGACAAAACACGAACACTGGACACTGAACACCTGGTTTACTTTGTGAGGATGGTAAAGGGGGCAATCTATGCTAGGGTCCACCAGTGGAATAATCCATTGTCCGCCAATAAAAAGAACATTAGGCAAGAACATTAGGCTTCACCTCACTAGATGATGACTGTTTAAACTTGTGATTTTGTACAGGTTGCAGACAGCCAGGCTCTCATCAGGAGCCGGTTACTGAGGGAGCATGGGAAATACGTCCCGCGTCAGTCCTTCCTCATGAGAAAACAGTTCTTCAACGAGGAAGAGGTAAGTCTAGTACTTTCGGATGTCTTTCTACACATAATCATTCTTATACTCAAACTTTTAAAAGCCTTGCTTGAtgcatatacaatacaaattgGGGAGGCCatgctaaactgggctgaggtttccactttggtgggcgtggcctctatccagctgtcagccaatcagagaatcgcctAAATATTTTGTTAGGGTAAAactgattctctgattggctgacagctggttagaatCCATGCGCACTAAAGGTTTTCCTTTTGTGTACGTAATATATATTAAGCCTTAATGacaggtattttttttcatatctcaaataaggaatgaatgaaatgaatgaataaagtgGAAACCCCCGGCTGGTTTTTCAGAGCCCTCccaacaggcttttagctaggattttattatagggagtccaaatttcaTAGTGACTGAGATTCACCATGCATCGAATGCTACAGACATGAGTGTAGGGGAGTCAGGGGGCATCGTCCATCCATGGTTCTGAGATTTAGAGAatcttaagttaaaatggtgcattttgagttatcctgaggggcaaattACTGTCAGACTGACTCAGAGAGGTCACATTTGAAGACTGTgtcctagtggcatccctggttaatcagaatttcatgcttgtcagaggatttgcTCCCCAGTATAAGGGCCTCTTCAGGGctagtgcacccaatttcttatTGTATTTTCAGAACAGTTCGTCAAATTGATGcctggacgcatgcctggctaaaagccggCTAcccaaggtatattgtataAGCCACGGGCATAAGGCTCTGCATTCAAGAATGCACATTATGTTAGTGGCATGTTAACAGTCTTTCTTGATcataaggccacatcaattttatttgttgtttcaagtttaaagaaaaatgataaacttaccgTACAAAATAGGCATGTACAGTTACTGGAATTTaagcccatagttaatttgagaaaggagaggcagtgaaattttgtcagcaCAAGGCATGGCGAAAAGATAGGGTTggaaaatccgagaaacaacataaaataaaatcacaaaTGTCCTGATCTGTACATTATTCCCACAGAGTGGCTACTTCAAGAAGCAGAAGCGGAAACCAGTGATGAAGAACCCCATGACGGACCCCACCATGATGACAGACATGTTGAAGGGAAACCTGACCAGTGTTCTCCCCATGATTGTCATCGGAGGATGGATCAACTGGGCATTCTCTGGATTCCTCACAACAAAGGTAGATAatcatgaaagttcatttgAGTTTCTAAAACACATGTAAGTCacatttatttgattatatggtagatatcctctgggaaccccaaaacatCATAATCATCTGTTGACCCCTGGGGGGATGGGGGTAAGTACCCCAAAACAAATGTAAGCGTACAGATAAAAAGAGTTTAGCAATAAAGCCTctaccacgttaaacagcctcattactcattgggtacctactggctggcaaaatacaccaaatgATTATTATGATATTAATAAAGAAGTtggcttcattatgaaatctaagtagtcaggaaggttgaacaaataactTACTAGTAACTCACGGAGTATGGAATACagtacaatagattcttcattttgttctttcacattttcttccaTGACTAAAGAATTGATGTTGGCGTTCTATGACATTGccgcattttttttcttttctcttcattttgtacaatttactgCATGGTTGAATTTCTTTTGGAAAAGGCTGAAAATTATGCGTGTGTAgattatccatataatcaaattgacgTGGCCCTATGAAGAGATAATCTGTTCTCCAACTCAAGAATTGGAATTCTCAACTGAATCACTCAGTCTTCTTCAGCTGTCTGATCCAACTGCTGTGGTCATGTGACTTATGTACATATGACATCATCAGTGGGTCAAATGTCATCAGAAATCAATATCTTTACTAGACCAGAATGAGCTGTACTAATATCAGATATATTTTGctgatatatatttatgttttcccaaaggagaaaacatattgtttttgctggtgctttcttatctttcttcctcctagcagaAAAGGTTTACTGAAAAgactgggctgtctacctgggctggctatcatgtcaggctactcagatacccccattcatagccccaattCTTATTTTTACTTGTACACACTACTTTGaagcgagcctaatggtatagtatttagcaagtagcttgacacatGGCTAGAGGGGGAAGATTCTGCATTTTtacgaaaatgttgcctttctagttcaccTTGTATTGATGCTATGCGAATGTTTGGCTATCCTAAAAGTTCTATACTGCATGACTATTCCACAGGTTCCCTTCCCCCTGACCCTGCGGTTCAAGCCCATGCTGCAGAGGGGCGTCGATCTGCCGTCGCTGGACGCCTCCTGGGTCAGCTCGGTGTCTTGGTACTTCCTGAACGTGTTCGGGCTGCGCAGCTTCTACACACTCATCCTGGGAGAGAACAACGCTGCCGACACCTCGCGGGTCATGCAGGTAATATAactctcacactcactatccggtttattgtctgttgttatCTGTAATGTGAGGTTAGACGTGCTTTCACAGAGATATAGAGGCCTGATGGCAGCTTGCTGGTAGCCTCTATCTTTAGGATTGACACtgttatttattcatctatttatatttcagccaacaaaattttttttttaaatcaatacacaaaagaaatatacaaaaagtaTGCTAGTgactacattttgtgtgttttaattTCTTGTATATCAAACTTATCGTTCCCACAAATTACCCATTTGTACCTCAATTTGGCAATGTGACCCAAGCATTACTAGGATCCAAATTTTTGCAATAGGATAAAAAGTTACCAtgtgctactgtaaatgcagaaacttttgcagtggccgcttcactgcaaacttaaaaccaccgtgaacatttttccatggcttTAAGAAAcgacagtgcatggtgctaccacgcgAAATGTCCTTTTCcttgctactgcaaaattaaatccctgcaaacttaaatgcatttacagtattatttcTGTGCCTACAGGAGCAGATGTCTGGTGCTGCCATGGCGATGCCCCCTGACCCCAACAAGGCCTTTAAGGCAGAGTGGGAGGCCCTGGAGGTGACTGATCACCAGTGGGCACTGGAGAACGTGGAGGATGAGCTCATTAGGGGGTCCAGCCTGCCACCGGAGGAGATCTTCATCAAggataaatttgcataaattatgttgtACAACCCCAGAGGAGCTCATCAGGGGATCCAGCCTGCCACCGGAGGAGATCTTCATCAAggataaatttgcataaattatgttgtACAACCCCAGAGGAGCTCATCAGGGGATCCAGCCTGCCACCAGAGGAGATCTTCATCAAggataaatttgcataaattatgttgtACAACCCCAGAGGAGCTCATCAGGGGATCCAACCTGCCAACAGAGGAGATCTTCATCATggataaatttgcataaattatgttaaacaACCCTAGAGGAGCTCATCAGGGGATCCAACCTGCCACCGGAGGAGATCTTCATCAAGGATaactttgcataaattatgtttaaCAACCCTAGAGGAGCTTATCAGGGGATCCAACCTGCCACTGGAGATCTTCATCAAGGATaattttgcatgaattatgttgtAAAACCCCAGATCCAACCTGCCACTGGAGGAGATCTTCATCAAggataaatttgcataaattatgttgaACAACCCCAGAGGAGCTCATCAGGGGATCCAGCCTGCCACCGGAGGAGATCTTCATCAAggataaatttgcataaattatgttaaagaTCCCCAGAGGAGCTCATCAGGGGATCCAACCTGTCACCCGAGATCTTCATCAAGGATAAAGTTGCATAAAATATGTGTAGCCCCAGATAACTTGACCCCATCCTTCATGGTGAATatgattgaatttttttgtcCCTTCATGCGTACAGTCTGTGGTCGTGAATATAGAGagtcttttttacacaaccacaactTTAAGTTCAATGtttcagtgaccatctgtcaccttcctcaaggTAATTCTGGCTAGTTCAcaagaattgccctgaggaccAAAACATTGGTGAAAGTAAAGtggtggttgtgtaaaaagagtctctttattccataacataccaacctgatgaaactactcACAGAGTCTGTAGTAGTCTTCTAGAATAAAAATTATCCCATTTTGAAGAAGTTATCCATAAgaattttaaaaagtatttAGGCAAGGGAGAAAAGAAAATTATATCATATTTCACGAATAAGTGTAGAACCAAAAAAGGAAGTCACAGAAAAGCAAGAGTGAAAGTAAACAAAGAATTTGTTTGTCTTGCATTGTCTGTTGTTTAAAGAATGTTCAGTGCAGTGAATATATTTCTGCACTCTCAGTAATGGATTTAGGTAGAATGGAAAGAACGTTTAAGAAATGACTTGTgaagacatgtttgtttgtttgaacctttatttattcatgaaaactcAAGTCGacctgcaggtcgcttttctttgaggtcatgagggaagaggtgtTCAGTGGTGCTCAgttattaggccacaccaattctattTGTCGTTTCTCGGatttgcctgtccattttttttcattttcaaaaaaaatcaagtccTGAGAGTCAGTGAATGAGTGAGAAAAATAATGCATGTTTTGCTTACAAgcctgtaaatattgccattcagagccTCATACACATAATACAGTCTAACGGCAATGCCTTTTATTTataacattagtaacaaatcaaaagaagggattcattgcataaaatgtgccatgaaactcctcaggctgttgtattttttgtgttattaaagccgtatatcttcaccccaggacttttgatacatattttttattgtttttagaCCAGTCAGAAAAAAttcgagaagcaacaaataaatttggtgtggcctcatATTCATAGGTGTATAACAGGAACAATGTGcaaggatactgtaaatgcatttaagttcacgggtttaatttcgcagtagcgggaaaaaggacttttcgctgtggttttaagtttgcggtagcaccatgcactgttgtctcttattgccatggaaaaatgttcgaggtggttaTAAGTTCGCAGTTAAGCAGCCACCacgaaaatcgcgaacattaaaATACCatgaaagtttctacatttacagtatacaattgTAGCAGTTGAGTTCTACATGTTGTAATAACTCGATATGTCTATGGTGCagtacaaacatacatgtaagttctaCTATGATGAAAAGACTTGATTGTTATATTACCATGTTGTAATTCCATCTGTATTGCACACTTCACAACAATATCAGTTGTATGGCAATAAATCACAAATTAAATTCATTTCAAAAACATTGCTCATCTTTTCTTGTcagtaataccccctttccactaggacggctctctctctgcgacctcaaattgggaagagcgcggtgggattgccatgggagcgcggtgggagcgccatggtcgccatcacctccgcgactgttttgaacctgctcaaaacagtcgccgtgagagcgccgtggacagcgatccaacgatgagcgcagagagagcgccaagagagcgcgcagcgagcgccaAGAGCGCGCACAGCGAGCGCAgtgagcgcaataggtctctACTGTGGTTTATGATAccaatttagctaggacggcgctttcaccgcgctctctctgcgctctcaactgcggttTGTGAATAAGTATATTTGACATAGACAGAAAGcggagaaatgtccaaaatgtaccggTGATGAACAATTCaacaaactgagatggaataagcAAGGTTTAAAAAACAACGATTAATCATTTATTCTTGAATTTCAACGTGATGACATGAGGTTTTCTTGTTCTCcatctgtacatttagattattgaagtcccattttcaataaatcgaaGTGCTTcagttttgtatgatttacactaatATTATGGAAGTCCcattttcaataaatcgaagtgtttcagttttgtatgatttacactaatATTATGGcgaacaagctacatgacagacataagaaaaatcagccagacaaacgtgtatatttcagtctgagtgactgtacagtgaccaaaattggatttgtgtacaGCCTTGATTTCATACTTTCTTACTATACGTCAAaacattcgttctttatctctgaaattcgttgagtaactTTCGAATCTTTGCTAGCTCATGAAAAGATGCTGAGTTTTTCGTCGctgtgagagcgcgctggggtcgccggagagattccactagagcagctttttccagcgtcgcggcgctctcaccgcgctctggcgaattttccatcgcagcgagagcgccgtgagagcgccgtcaagtggaaagggggcctaacctAGTAggaagggatgtccctgtagctcaactggtcaCAGCCTTACAGTTGAGCTCCTGATATCGATAAGTTGGTAACTGTGAGATCCTAGTTCAAGTCCAGGGAATGACACTCGTCTTTCGGAAGAGACCTAAAATTAATCTTCAAGAAGATCCTtcggtatcaaaagctgccagagaagTGAAACCGGCCTATGAGAGTGTTTGGCTACCAGTGGCTGATGCTCCCtctggctaatctccaagcagatcccacggtagcttaagatagtatcaaaagctggcagaagagtgaagctggcttaggagtgtgtttcgctaccggcaaCTGGACACTTCtgggctgactacactccttggccattTTTCATTTCTGTAAAAACAGATTTGTCACATCCAACAAAGTATGTACACAGTTTAAACCATTATCTCTTGTGTTCTTGGACACATATTTATGATACCCTGGTAGGCATGAAATTCTTACTGACCAGAGATGCTATGCATAAAATTGGTAATCGCAGAAGATAAAAAGCATATCATAGGTTTATGCATTAGTCTGGGTTTAAGCTCCaaaaattttcccgatatatcGGCCGGTACTTCCTGGTAAAGGGGCCTtatcgcctgattacccagataatGTGCGTTTTCGCATGAAGGCCGAAGAACACAGTGTTTCTACGCGACCCCCGTGGTCTGTGACGCACGGGTAAAAAAGAAGTGCGACCAAGATCTTGAAGCGTACGCAAACACTGTCACGTGAAATACAGCGAGGCAtgaactttgctatatggtagtatagtGAGTCGACTTTCAGACCACATGTGAGAGATATGTGGTGTTCGCCCATTCATTGTatcaatgcgcgtgacctttgcAGCCGATCGTCTCGGTGACAGGTGAGTCGGCTGAATGAAATGTCCACATTACCCACGATTggtcttagcctgggtaccacccgggtagtagttcgctcttaTTATATGTTCGCTTCTGGAACAGCGAAGAAGCGACTGTATTAAGTGTATaaaaacgccggagcgaactactttccgggtGGAACCCTGGATGGCATGGTCtcgtcaaatttttttttaaaccataaCTTTCTTTCGTTTTCAGTTATTTTGCAGATAGTACCATCAAATTCAACATATACGTTTGTCGTggtacaaaaatatacaatactATAATTTTATCAGCGTTGATGTCAGCAACctaatatatatttatatataggaTTCCCGTCGGCCGAATACTGTATTCTGCTAGCTGCCTTGAACACCAAGGAATTGTTGTGCGTTCTTACTGTGTCGTATAGTCATGGAATGGATGTCTCTTTctggctagtctctaccagactcgtgataggcaccctactttgggggatagatgtctctttctggccatatgttgcgattatacattcccgtggttccgaggccacgatgacgtcataggcctggacaggtgaacacccgatatcaccgcctcaggcgttcagacggctgcagaggccgggtctttcgcaccaggtcgacgcggacggccgacgggcacGTCTTGGTGCTAAAGGCCGGTGGTACTTCCtcggcatataaaaaataggcgcaaattaccctggcgtaatgcattgcaatgggacccagggtaatttaagggcccttaagagcggcgacgagatgtgcgactgccatgtgtccccagccatgctcctggccaaggcgctcgtgataggcaccctactttgggggatagatgtctctttctggccatatgttgcgattatacattcccgtggttccgaggccacgatgacgtcataggcctggacaggtgaacacccgatatcaccgcctcaggcgttcagacggctgcagaggccgggtctttcgcaccaggtcgacgcggacggccgacgggcacGTCTTGGTGCTAAAGGCCGGTGGTACTTCCtcggcatataaaaaataggcgcaaattaccctggcgtaatgcattgcaatgggacccagggtaatttaagggcccttaagagcggcgacgagatgtgcgactgccatgtgtccccagccatgctcctggccaaggcgctcgtgataggcaccctactttgggggatagatgtctctttctggccatatgttgcgattatacattcccgtggttccgaggccacgatgacgtcataggcctggacaggtgaacacccgatatcaccgcctcaggcgttcagacggctgcagaggccgggtctttcgcaccaggtcgacgcggacggccgacgggcacGTCTTGGTGCTAAAGGCCGGTGGTACTTCCtcggcatataaaaaataggcgcaaattaccctggcgtaatgcattgcaatgggaccccagggtaatttaagggcccttaagaggggcgacgagatgtgcgactgccatgtgtccccagccatgctcctggccaaggcgctcgtgataggcaccctactttgggggatagatgtctctttctggNNNNNNNNNNNNNNNNNNNNNNNNNNNNNNNNNNNNNNNNNNNNNNNNNNNNNNNNNNNNNNNNNNNNNNNNNNNNNNNNNNNNNNNNNNNNNNNNNNNNtcagacggctgcagaggccgggtctttcgcaccaggtcgacgcggacggccgacgggcacGTCTTGGTGCTAAAAGGCCGGTGGTACTTCCCtcggcatataaaaaataggcgcaaattaccctggcgtaatgcattgcaatgggacccagggtaatttaagggcccttaagagcggcgacgagatgtgcgactgccatgtgtccccagccatgctcctggccaaggcgctcgtgataggcaccctactttgggggatagatgtctctttctggccatatgttgcgattatacattcccgtggttccgaggccacgatgacgtcataggcctggacaggtgaacacccgatatcaccgcctcaggcgttcagacggctgcagaggccgggtctttcgcac contains:
- the LOC118426753 gene encoding ER membrane protein complex subunit 3-like is translated as MADPELLLDPAIRIWVFIPIVVITFLVGLIRHNVSLLLQSDKKVELQQVADSQALIRSRLLREHGKYVPRQSFLMRKQFFNEEESGYFKKQKRKPVMKNPMTDPTMMTDMLKGNLTSVLPMIVIGGWINWAFSGFLTTKVPFPLTLRFKPMLQRGVDLPSLDASWVSSVSWYFLNVFGLRSFYTLILGENNAADTSRVMQEQMSGAAMAMPPDPNKAFKAEWEALEVTDHQWALENVEDELIRGSSLPPEEIFIKDKFA